A genomic region of Methanofollis fontis contains the following coding sequences:
- a CDS encoding diphthine--ammonia ligase, with product MKLGVLCSGGKDSIFACWRAMQKEEVTCLITIVSQNPESYMFHTPNVRLAALQAAATGLPLVEVETAGEKEEELEDLRRAIQIAVEEHAIEGIVTGAILSVYQATRVQRICHDLGLWCFNPLWHIDQEAYMQELIDAGFRVWVIGVYSAPFDESWLGRELDRTALDQLRRMAAQYRITLTGEGGEIETFVTDAPFFSRRIEILEAERTYKNHHGTYRVVRAAVVPK from the coding sequence CTGTTCCGGAGGGAAGGACTCCATCTTTGCATGCTGGCGGGCGATGCAGAAGGAGGAGGTGACCTGCCTAATCACGATCGTCTCACAGAACCCGGAGAGTTATATGTTCCACACCCCGAACGTCCGTCTGGCGGCGCTCCAGGCCGCGGCCACCGGACTGCCGCTGGTGGAGGTGGAGACGGCAGGAGAGAAGGAAGAGGAACTGGAGGACCTGCGAAGGGCGATCCAGATCGCCGTTGAGGAGCACGCCATCGAGGGGATCGTCACTGGCGCCATCCTATCGGTGTATCAGGCGACACGGGTGCAGCGGATCTGCCATGACCTCGGGCTCTGGTGCTTCAACCCGCTCTGGCACATCGATCAGGAGGCATATATGCAGGAACTGATCGATGCCGGTTTCAGGGTATGGGTGATCGGCGTCTATTCCGCTCCCTTCGACGAATCGTGGCTTGGACGGGAGCTCGATCGGACCGCCCTCGATCAACTGCGCCGTATGGCGGCACAGTACCGGATCACTCTCACCGGCGAGGGAGGGGAGATCGAGACCTTTGTGACCGATGCACCCTTCTTCTCGAGACGGATCGAGATCCTGGAGGCAGAGCGCACCTACAAAAACCATCATGGCACCTACCGGGTCGTCAGGGCGGCGGTGGTGCCGAAATGA